The proteins below come from a single Chryseobacterium bernardetii genomic window:
- a CDS encoding cupin domain-containing protein, with the protein MTFKNLFSTALLLTLLYFPLSCHTSEDEQPKSEYSDKIESVTLLKTTKSWDGTLYGSYPTGQPEISILKISVPPNKALDWHKHPVINAAYVEKGEIQIERKEDGKTQWVKKGQVLPEMVNIAHRGKTGDKGATLIVFYSGATDIPLSEPVH; encoded by the coding sequence ATGACTTTTAAAAATTTATTCAGTACAGCTCTTTTACTAACACTACTCTATTTTCCTTTATCCTGCCACACCTCTGAGGACGAGCAGCCCAAATCAGAATATTCAGATAAAATTGAATCCGTAACGTTATTGAAGACCACAAAATCATGGGACGGAACTCTGTATGGCAGCTATCCGACCGGGCAGCCGGAAATCTCCATTCTTAAAATCTCCGTTCCCCCTAATAAAGCATTGGATTGGCATAAACATCCTGTTATTAATGCAGCTTATGTAGAGAAAGGAGAAATTCAGATAGAAAGAAAAGAAGACGGTAAAACACAATGGGTAAAAAAGGGTCAGGTTCTCCCTGAAATGGTTAATATCGCCCACAGAGGAAAAACCGGAGATAAGGGAGCTACTCTGATTGTTTTTTACAGCGGAGCAACGGACATTCCTCTTTCTGAACCCGTACATTAA